One part of the Raphanus sativus cultivar WK10039 chromosome 7, ASM80110v3, whole genome shotgun sequence genome encodes these proteins:
- the LOC108836724 gene encoding methionine aminopeptidase 1B, chloroplastic, whose protein sequence is MLPVTPPLIDPGRRSQRHGGFHKSVCTSVNECMCHGIPDSRQLQSGDIINIDVTVCLDSYHGDTSRTFFCGEVSEGFKQLVKVTEECLEKGIVVCKDGASFKKIGKRISDHAEKYGYNVVERFVGHGVGPVFHSEPLIYHYRNDEPGQMVEGQTFTIEPILTIGTTECVTWPDNWTTLTADGGVAAMIC, encoded by the exons ATGTTGCCAGTGACTCCACCGCTGATCGATCCGGGACGACGAAGTCAACGGCATGGTGGATTCCATAAAAGTGTTTGTACTTCAGTTAACGAGTGTATGTGTCATGGGATACCAGATTCTCGCCAGCTACAG AGTGGAGATATAATAAACATCGATGTCACGGTTTGCTTGGAT AGTTACCATGGAGATACATCAAGAACTTTCTTCTGTGGAGAAGTAAGTGAAGGTTTTAAACAACTTGTaaag GTTACGGAGGAATGCTTGGAGAAAGGAATAGTCGTTTGTAAAGATGGAGCAAGCTTCAAGAAAATCGGCAAGAGAATAAG CGACCATGCTGAAAAGTACGGCTACAACGTGGTGGAGCGCTTTGTCGGGCATGGTGTTGGACCAGTGTTCCACTCTGAACCCTTGATTTATCATTACC GAAATGATGAGCCTGGGCAAATGGTTGAGGGACAAACTTTCACAATCG AACCGATTCTAACGATTGGAACCACGGAATGTGTAACATGGCCAGACAACTGGACTACTTTAACAGCTGATGGTGGGGTAGCCGCCATGATTTGTTGA